A single window of Acinetobacter wuhouensis DNA harbors:
- a CDS encoding thioesterase family protein, whose product MSAYYQLIDRQIDAQGVVTAHYVSTMNAQGAWNPNEQHMAPATGIICAELEQYAPRQHMRIGRISLDIYGLIALGEIEITTKTIRAGKTIELIESTMKGQGKTLVVAHTWRMMTSDTSSIAGLEDLAVESPENMPVFDGIHQWRGQYTKTVEARSNQQRNGKGLVWLSTDVDMVEGQSTSPFVQLVCMSDMANGIVPRQNRPFDWGFPNLDLQIHLYRMPQGKWLGIEAVQQYGADGIGLSSSILHDTQGPFGRSEQILTLRPMQE is encoded by the coding sequence ATGTCTGCATATTATCAATTGATTGATCGTCAAATCGATGCTCAAGGTGTAGTGACCGCTCATTATGTGTCAACCATGAATGCCCAAGGTGCATGGAATCCCAATGAGCAACATATGGCACCTGCAACAGGAATTATTTGTGCAGAACTAGAACAATATGCACCACGTCAGCATATGCGCATCGGGCGAATTAGCCTCGATATTTATGGTTTGATTGCATTGGGTGAAATTGAAATCACGACTAAAACTATTCGTGCTGGTAAAACCATTGAATTGATTGAGTCGACGATGAAAGGGCAAGGTAAAACTTTAGTCGTTGCACATACTTGGCGTATGATGACCTCAGATACCTCTTCAATTGCAGGGCTTGAAGATTTAGCTGTTGAAAGCCCTGAAAATATGCCAGTATTCGATGGGATTCATCAGTGGCGTGGTCAATATACCAAGACTGTAGAAGCACGCTCAAATCAGCAAAGAAATGGTAAAGGATTGGTGTGGTTAAGTACTGATGTCGATATGGTCGAGGGGCAATCAACCTCACCATTTGTACAATTGGTCTGTATGTCAGATATGGCGAATGGCATTGTGCCTAGACAAAATCGTCCATTTGATTGGGGATTTCCAAATTTAGATTTGCAAATTCATTTGTATCGCATGCCACAAGGTAAATGGTTGGGCATTGAAGCAGTTCAGCAATATGGTGCGGATGGGATTGGTTTATCTAGTTCGATTTTGCATGATACACAAGGACCTTTTGGACGTAGTGAGCAGATATTAACTTTGCGCCCGATGCAAGAGTAG